In one Butyrivibrio proteoclasticus B316 genomic region, the following are encoded:
- a CDS encoding ABC transporter ATP-binding protein has protein sequence MKKLVEVKDVCKVYNPGENEVRALDHVSLIIGEGEFVAIIGQSGSGKSTLMNMLGCLDTPTSGKYFLHGQDVSHMTDDEQSDVRNREIGFIFQGFNLIPSLTALENVELPLIYRGVGKKERELLSMNALSKVGLGQRMTHKPNEMSGGQQQRVAIARAIAQAPPILLADEPTGNLDSGSSREIISIIKKLYAEGRTVIIITHDPGIAKQARRIITISDGRIVSDIINPDYVEE, from the coding sequence ATGAAAAAACTTGTAGAGGTTAAGGATGTATGTAAAGTATACAATCCCGGGGAAAACGAAGTCAGGGCTCTTGATCATGTGAGCCTTATAATAGGAGAAGGGGAATTCGTAGCAATAATCGGCCAGTCAGGCTCAGGAAAATCCACGCTTATGAATATGTTGGGCTGTCTTGATACTCCCACCAGTGGCAAATATTTTTTGCATGGACAGGATGTATCCCACATGACAGATGATGAACAGTCTGATGTCCGTAACAGGGAAATCGGATTTATATTCCAGGGATTCAATCTGATACCATCCCTGACAGCACTGGAAAATGTTGAACTTCCTCTTATTTATAGAGGTGTTGGCAAAAAAGAAAGAGAGCTTCTGTCAATGAATGCTCTTTCAAAGGTTGGTCTCGGACAGAGAATGACTCATAAACCAAACGAGATGTCGGGAGGTCAGCAGCAAAGAGTTGCCATAGCAAGAGCGATAGCCCAGGCACCGCCAATACTTCTTGCAGATGAGCCAACAGGTAACCTTGATTCGGGCTCCAGCAGAGAAATCATCAGTATAATCAAGAAATTATATGCTGAGGGTCGTACAGTGATCATAATCACCCACGATCCGGGAATTGCCAAGCAGGCGAGGAGGATCATCACAATCTCGGACGGACGAATTGTGAGTGACATAATTAATCCGGATTATGTTGAGGAGTAA